GTTGTTTTAGATCAAAAAAAATTCCAAGTTTTACATGGCTTTGGAGAAGAAATCACCTTCACTCAAAAGGATTATGATGTTTTTGAAATTGATCGTCGGAGTAACGGCAAGTCTTTTGTGAAGAAAAGAATTGAATGGAAGCCGTTAACTGAAGCCGAAATTTCAACTGATATCGATCAATCATATGAAGATTCAGCTGACAATCAGAATATGCGACGAATTACGGCTGTCAAATTTCAAGGTAACACCTGTTACTATTTAAAGAATGAATCGTTAAAGGTGATGACTTACCGCAACATAAGAGAATACCAAATGCGAAGCTATCCTAAGTGGCGAGATGCAGTTCAAAAGGTTTATGGTTTTCAGGATGAAGCTTTAGAAGCAGCTGTAAAGTTTCTGCAAGATCGAGACGTTACTATCTTCAAGTAATGCTAATATATGTAAGCCCTGCATCTGCAGGGTTTTTGTTGTGTGATCCCTCAAAAAATTTAACTCGAGAAAGTTTAGCGGCAGCACAATGCACTCTGCTTTTCGTAGCCCAGCGGCAGCACTACCTGCTACCGATTTTGTGCATTGAATAGGTTTTGGCGGGTAGAGAGAAGATAGAGAAATTGTGCTAGAAATTCAGAGTGAAAAGGTGTATGATACTTTTTTGAGAAACTAAAGTAAGACAAATATTGCGAAGCTTCTTGTTGTTACGTTATGATGTTAAAAGATGGAATTATGGTTTGGAATTCTGATGAGTAGGATGATGAGGTTATGAAAAGAGCAAGAATAATATACAATCCGACCTCTGGACGAGAGCTTTTTAAAAAGCATCTTCCAGAGGTGTTAATGAAATTAGAACAAGCTGGTTATGAAACAAGCTGTCATGCGACCACATCTGAAGGAGATGCGACGAAGGCAGCTCAAGTTGCGGTGGAGCGGAAGTATGATTTAGTCGTTGCAGCCGGAGGAGATGGCACGTTAAATGAGGTCGTGAATGGTCTTGCGGATCAAGACTATCGGCCGAAGCTTGGAATTATCCCAATGGGCACGACCAATGACTTTGCCCGTGCAGTTCATTTACCTAAAGATATTGAAAAAGCGGTGGATATTATCATAAAGGGTGATACGATCCCGGTTGATATTGGCCGAATGAATGAAAAATATTTTATTAATATCGCAGGTGGAGGACGTTTAACTGAATTAACCTATGAAGTGCCAAGTAAGCTGAAAACGATGCTGGGTCAACTGGCATATTATTTAAAAGGAATTGAAATGCTCCCTTCTTTACGTCCTTCCAAAGTGTCGATAGAGTATGATGGCAAGCTGTTTGAAGGAGAAGTTCAGCTCTTTTTAATCGGCTTAACCAATTCAGTCGGTGGATTTGAACGCTTAGCACCAGATGCCTCTATTAATGATGGCCTATTTACACTGTTAATTTTAAAAAAATGTAATCTTGCTGAGTTTATTCGTATTGCCTCACTCGCCATACGGGGGGAGCATCTGAGTGATCCTAATGTGATTTATTGTAAAGCGAACCGAGTGAAGGTTTATGCGGAAGAAAAAGTACAACTGAATTTGGACGGTGAATTTGGCGGCTTATTGCCAGCTGAATTTGAGAACCTCTATCGTCATTTAGAAGTGTTTGTTCCACTTGATAATATTCGGAAAGAAGACCGTGTAGATGATCAACGACTTGAAGTAGCAAAGAATACTGACTGTTAACAGTAATCTCCTAGACATCTTTTGTTTGGGAGTTTTTTCTAGGTTTTTTTTTCAACAATATCTATACCCTTTAAAGTATCGATTTGGATGCATCTTTTCGCTTTTTTTGAACCAAATTACTGAAAAAGTAAAAGTTTCATCGAATAGTAAATAAAAAGGCTGTTTTCGCAAAGTTTGTTGCTTTTCAAACCAGTCAATAAAAGGCGATATAGCTTTGTTTCGGTGCATCTATGGGTCTATTTTGAATGGGAATCATCCCGAAAATGGAGAATTCCATCTTTAGTTAGACTAAAGAGCCACAATGTATATGAAAAGTCTCGTACCTAAAAAGGAGGAGAGGTTATGCTGGTATTTTCTACGATCAATCTCGAAATGCATAAGAAAGAGGTTCTTTCATTTCCAAGAGAAACGTTTTGGGTGAGCATTGGACCGCAGAGGAATGACTGGAATGAAGCAGACTATTTTACATGTTGTTTTATCCTCTACTCCGAAGGCAAGAGATCATAAGACAAGCCGTCCAAAAGAAGCTTTCAATCGGCTTGTCTACCGTTGTGACCGATTATGGACTCCTTTTGCTATTCTCGTTCTCGTGCCGATCTTACATTCCAGTTCTTTTCAATTTCTACCGCCATCTCCCAGACGAAATTTTCGTTTTGAAGTTCAATTTCTCCAATAATAATAGAGCCTAATCTCCCGTTAATTGTAGTAAAATTTAAGGGTATTTTAGTGGTCTCAACAGAAATTAACTTCACCTCAATTTGAGTATAGGTACGCTCTTGCTGGTTGTGGTCAAAGATGGCATCATGCTGCTCCTGCATAAATGAATCATACGCTTGCCGGTCTTCCCAAAGTCCTAATATATACGCTTCTTCACGAGTAAAACTCCAACCTCCACACTGAAAAATAAAGCCTGAAACCTGGGCAAGAGACTTCCACTGTTGTTGAGCAGTAGAAAAAGTCGATTGGTTGGCAGTTGGCACCACGCAGCGAATGAATTTGATTAACACCTTTATCACCTTCTCGTTCTTGAATATAGCCAGAATGGATAAATGCAATATGCCTTACCCTATCTAGAACCTTGTTTCCCATAGTATAAGCGGTTGTGATACAATCAGGAAAGCAAAAAATGAACGTAAAGGAAGTAGATTTATGAGCAAACAACTCCCTGTAAAGAAAAATGATTATATTGACGCAACGTTTGTAGATTTAACTCATGATGGAAATGGTGTGACAAAAGTAGACGGCTACCCTATATTTGTCCCGAATGCGCTACCTGGAGAAAAAGGGAAAGTGAAAATTATCAAAACTAGCAAAAATTTCGGTCTTGGACGCTTGCTGGAGATCAATCAAGAAAGCCCTTTTCGCCAAGAACCGCCCTGCCCCATCTACCGAGAATGTGGCGGTTGTCAAATTCAGCATATGAATTATGAAGGTCAGCTATTAGCAAAAGAAAAGCATGTGCGTGATGTGATGCAGCGAATTGGTAAACTAAAAGAGGTTACGATCCATCCGACGCTAGGCATGGACGAACCGTGGCGATATCGCAATAAATCACAAGTACCAGTTGGATTACAAAATGGTGAGGTTGTTGCTGGTTTTTACGCGAAACGTAGTCATGAGATTGTTGATATGCCTTATTGCATCATTCAGGATAAGCGAAATGATGAGGTCGTTTCACTCGTGAAGGACCTTTGCGAAAAATATGGTATTCTTCCATATGATGAGGAAAAACATCGTGGTTCTCTCCGTCATGTGATGGTTCGGTCAGGCTTTCGAACTGATGAAGTCATGATTGTGTTTATCACAAGAACAGCAAAATTAGCCAACAAACAACAATTAATTGAGGAAATTCAAGCCCAAATTCCGGGAGTAAAGTCGATAGTTCAAAATATTAACAGCAAACGTACGAATGTGATTTTCGGAAGTGAAACAAATGTTCTGTGGGGAGAAGAAGTCATTTATGATTCCATTGGTGATGTGAAGTTTGCGATTTCAGCTCGTTCGTTTTATCAAGTAAATCCTGAACAAACGAAGGTTTTATATGATAAAGCATTAGAATACGCCGCCCTCAAGGGGGATGAGACGGTTATTGATGCATACTGTGGAATCGGAACGATCTCCTTATTCCTCGCTCAAAAAGCGAAGAAAGTGTATGGAGTTGAAATTGTACCAGAGGCGATTGAAGATGCCAAACGAAATGCTGCTATAAATAAAATGGATAATGTTGAATTTAACGTAGGTGCCTCTGAAGAAGTGATTCCGAAATGGTACGAAGCGGGCATTGAAGCAGATGTGTTAGTCGTTGATCCGCCGCGAAAAGGCTGTGATGAACACTTGCTAGAGACGATTTTAACGATGAAGCCAAAGAAGGTTGTGTATGTGTCGTGCAATCCTGCGACGTTAGCAAGAGACCTTCGTGTATTAGAGGATGGCGGCTATCGAACAATTGAAATACAGCCGGTCGACATGTTCCCGCAAACGATGCATTGTGAAGCGGTCGCGATGATTGAGTATCAAAATGAATAGAAAAAAGAGCCTCTACTAATCTTAAAGTAGAGGCTTTTTTTAGAAGGCTCTTTTCGTATACATTGTTGCTCTTGACACAAAGAAAAAACAGGCAGTAGGGTTTTTCGATTGATTTCTTCCTTTTTATCTAGAAATGAAGAATTTTTCATTAGGAAAGGCTGTTTTCGCAAAGATTGTTGCTTTTCGAAAACAGCCTTTTAGAAGAAATAGGACGAAAGGGAGGTGAGTTGAATTTACTTAGATGGTTTTAAAATCGTCCGCTGTAGGGGAACTCCACTCATACTAACATTTCTTTCGTAAAACAAAAACTGACGACCGTCAATAAGGAATCGTCCATTTCCTTCATAGTGTACTTTTTTTCCTTGGGCTTTAAGTTTTTCTTGTATAGCGTTTATATAGTTGTTTTGATCAAAAAAACGCTCGTCAAAATCAAAAAAAAGATAATCCTTTCGGTAACCCATTAACCAATTGAATAAAAATAGGATACCTACCATAGTCGCAACTAGTGTAAGTGCAGTAACAGTGATTTCCAAAGTAATCCCTCTTTTCAATGGATATATTTGCTTGTATTACTATACGAATGACCTGAGTGAATTGTTTCAAATTGTTTGGAATTTATGGCTGATTTTTTTGGGGGGGATTACCTGTATGACATTTGTCATGTTTTGTCCATGACACCTATGCCTACACAAAAAATTATCCTTAAGATAATATTGAAATTACTAAGGGTTCTTTCATATGCATTGTTGCTGTTGAATCTATAATTTTGAGGAAACACCCATTTTTGCAGAGATTGCATTTAAATGAATATGAAAAGATGATCCGAAGCCAAGCTATATTCTATTTTATAGACTGGTACAAAAAGCAACAAACTTTGTGAAAACAACCTTACTAAAAGAAGAAGGGAAAAAATCCGATGACCAAACCTAATTTCAAAGCATTACGGAAACAGATTGCCCCTTATGAAGCACCAAATTTGAAAAAGAGCATTTGGCAAATGGTGAATACATTTATCCCATTTTTCGCCTTGTGGTTTCTTGCCTATCAAAGTCTATCGATCTCCTTTGCGCTTACGTTAGTGATTAGCGTAGTTGCAGCTGGATTTTTAGTTAGAATTTTTATCATTTTTCATGATTGCTGTCATTACTCATTCTTTAAAAATCGAAAAGCTAATAAGATTCTTGGTACCATTACCGGCGTGATGACGATGTTTCCATTTAGTCAGTGGCAACATGATCATTCTGTCCATCATGCGACAAGCTCAAATTTAGACAAGCGTGGAATCGGCGACATTTGGATGTTGACGGTCGATGAATATCTAGCATTATCTAAGATGCAGAAAATCGGATATCGCTTGTATCGAAATCCGATTGTGATGTTCGGTTTAGGTCCGATATATGTGTTCCTGATTAAAAATCGATTTAATCGTAAAGAGG
This DNA window, taken from Bacillus sp. 2205SS5-2, encodes the following:
- a CDS encoding arylamine N-acetyltransferase yields the protein MDRYVNHLYLQKEPPGGNYLQRLIQHHLLRIPYETISKFHYFVHGPQPIPAFSEFMDNLEHQHWGGTCFTLNINFARLLNELGFQTNYVRVNPGHLGLMVTLEGRRYYVDVGYGSPIMKPVVLDQKKFQVLHGFGEEITFTQKDYDVFEIDRRSNGKSFVKKRIEWKPLTEAEISTDIDQSYEDSADNQNMRRITAVKFQGNTCYYLKNESLKVMTYRNIREYQMRSYPKWRDAVQKVYGFQDEALEAAVKFLQDRDVTIFK
- a CDS encoding diacylglycerol kinase, yielding MKRARIIYNPTSGRELFKKHLPEVLMKLEQAGYETSCHATTSEGDATKAAQVAVERKYDLVVAAGGDGTLNEVVNGLADQDYRPKLGIIPMGTTNDFARAVHLPKDIEKAVDIIIKGDTIPVDIGRMNEKYFINIAGGGRLTELTYEVPSKLKTMLGQLAYYLKGIEMLPSLRPSKVSIEYDGKLFEGEVQLFLIGLTNSVGGFERLAPDASINDGLFTLLILKKCNLAEFIRIASLAIRGEHLSDPNVIYCKANRVKVYAEEKVQLNLDGEFGGLLPAEFENLYRHLEVFVPLDNIRKEDRVDDQRLEVAKNTDC
- a CDS encoding DUF4937 domain-containing protein — encoded protein: MLIKFIRCVVPTANQSTFSTAQQQWKSLAQVSGFIFQCGGWSFTREEAYILGLWEDRQAYDSFMQEQHDAIFDHNQQERTYTQIEVKLISVETTKIPLNFTTINGRLGSIIIGEIELQNENFVWEMAVEIEKNWNVRSARERE
- the rlmD gene encoding 23S rRNA (uracil(1939)-C(5))-methyltransferase RlmD, with protein sequence MSKQLPVKKNDYIDATFVDLTHDGNGVTKVDGYPIFVPNALPGEKGKVKIIKTSKNFGLGRLLEINQESPFRQEPPCPIYRECGGCQIQHMNYEGQLLAKEKHVRDVMQRIGKLKEVTIHPTLGMDEPWRYRNKSQVPVGLQNGEVVAGFYAKRSHEIVDMPYCIIQDKRNDEVVSLVKDLCEKYGILPYDEEKHRGSLRHVMVRSGFRTDEVMIVFITRTAKLANKQQLIEEIQAQIPGVKSIVQNINSKRTNVIFGSETNVLWGEEVIYDSIGDVKFAISARSFYQVNPEQTKVLYDKALEYAALKGDETVIDAYCGIGTISLFLAQKAKKVYGVEIVPEAIEDAKRNAAINKMDNVEFNVGASEEVIPKWYEAGIEADVLVVDPPRKGCDEHLLETILTMKPKKVVYVSCNPATLARDLRVLEDGGYRTIEIQPVDMFPQTMHCEAVAMIEYQNE